In Zunongwangia profunda SM-A87, the following proteins share a genomic window:
- a CDS encoding CCC motif membrane protein, with amino-acid sequence MKEKLPNSTLILIFGILSIIGCCCYGLFGIVFGILAIVMSNKAKELYYANPELYTGYENVKTGRILGIIGLVLSALSFISSIIMIITAGGIEGLMEMQREIYGSGF; translated from the coding sequence ATGAAAGAGAAACTACCTAATTCTACCTTAATTTTAATCTTTGGAATACTGTCAATTATAGGCTGTTGCTGTTATGGCCTATTCGGGATCGTGTTTGGGATTCTAGCCATTGTAATGTCGAATAAAGCAAAAGAGCTTTATTACGCGAATCCTGAACTATATACAGGATATGAAAATGTAAAAACTGGCCGGATTTTAGGAATTATCGGTTTAGTACTAAGTGCACTTTCATTTATTTCTTCTATCATCATGATTATCACCGCCGGAGGTATAGAAGGTCTTATGGAAATGCAAAGAGAAATATACGGATCAGGATTTTAA
- a CDS encoding Smr/MutS family protein, whose protein sequence is MEFRIGDIVQVIDDDIEGEIIEILDSNIWIETSDGFSMKFQLKDLVKIEKETEPLLIVEKETIAEALQEKEHFRKNRKRTFSKKKEKQAPPMEVDLHIEKLVPYLKGLSNHDILTKQIDTARGQLEFAIRKRIQKIVFIHGVGEGVLKAELEYLFSRYDNVKFYDADYQRYGLGATEVYIFQNS, encoded by the coding sequence ATGGAATTTAGAATAGGGGATATTGTTCAGGTAATAGATGATGATATTGAAGGTGAAATTATTGAAATACTTGACAGTAATATATGGATTGAAACTTCAGATGGTTTTTCTATGAAATTTCAGTTGAAAGATTTGGTGAAAATAGAGAAAGAAACAGAACCTTTGCTAATTGTGGAGAAGGAAACTATAGCGGAGGCACTTCAGGAAAAAGAACATTTCAGGAAAAACAGGAAACGTACTTTCAGTAAAAAGAAAGAAAAACAGGCTCCGCCCATGGAAGTCGATTTACATATCGAAAAATTAGTTCCCTACCTAAAAGGCTTGTCAAATCATGATATTCTTACTAAACAAATAGATACCGCAAGAGGACAATTAGAGTTTGCCATTCGCAAAAGAATCCAGAAAATTGTTTTTATTCACGGAGTAGGTGAAGGGGTTTTAAAGGCAGAACTTGAGTATCTTTTTAGTAGGTATGACAATGTTAAGTTTTACGATGCCGATTATCAAAGATATGGATTAGGAGCTACTGAAGTTTATATTTTCCAGAATTCCTAA
- a CDS encoding DUF4268 domain-containing protein, translating into MFSKEESKRIREEFWTSFGQEYSRKWILYNTKIKEIQFKFSFDRKRAMVSLDIDAEDELIRAYYFEKIQSLRTILKSEYLPEVILDEEFELPEGKIVSRVYVLLNEKVSINNKKDWPKVKAFFDENMHQLELFWFQFKDFITS; encoded by the coding sequence ATGTTTAGTAAAGAAGAAAGTAAAAGAATAAGAGAAGAATTTTGGACGAGCTTTGGACAAGAATATTCCAGAAAATGGATACTGTATAATACCAAGATTAAAGAAATACAATTCAAATTTTCTTTTGATCGAAAAAGAGCGATGGTTTCTTTAGATATTGATGCTGAAGATGAACTCATCCGAGCTTATTATTTTGAAAAAATTCAATCCTTAAGGACAATTTTAAAATCCGAATACCTACCAGAAGTTATTTTAGACGAAGAATTTGAATTACCAGAAGGCAAAATAGTTTCCAGGGTATATGTGCTCTTAAACGAAAAAGTTAGTATTAATAATAAAAAAGATTGGCCAAAAGTAAAAGCCTTCTTCGATGAAAATATGCATCAATTAGAATTATTCTGGTTCCAGTTCAAAGACTTTATTACTTCTTAA
- a CDS encoding DUF6048 family protein has translation MLKKISRNYIKTALVFSTIFFSISTDSLFAQNQEEPIALETKKDTVYKEKYGLRVGIDLSKLARTVLDDDYTGFMLEADMRIYKNYYLAAEIGNETLPFGEDYIKVSSSGSFVKIGANYNAYENWEGMQNIVFAGLRYGFSTFSQDLEEYQIYTTNNYFGDDIRIDGSKASGLNASWIELMAGFKVEVLKNLFLSANVQLKRRLSQTTPDGFDNLTIPGFGRTFDESNFGIGYGYSISYLIPIFKKAKN, from the coding sequence ATGCTTAAAAAAATATCCCGAAATTATATAAAAACGGCTTTAGTATTTAGCACCATATTCTTTTCTATAAGCACTGATTCCTTATTTGCACAAAATCAGGAAGAACCAATAGCTTTGGAGACTAAAAAAGATACCGTTTATAAAGAAAAATATGGTTTAAGAGTGGGTATAGACCTAAGCAAATTAGCCAGAACCGTTCTTGATGATGACTATACCGGCTTTATGCTAGAAGCTGATATGCGCATTTATAAAAATTACTACTTAGCTGCTGAAATTGGTAACGAAACCCTGCCTTTTGGTGAAGATTATATTAAAGTTTCATCATCTGGAAGCTTCGTTAAGATTGGAGCAAATTATAATGCTTACGAAAACTGGGAAGGAATGCAAAACATTGTTTTTGCAGGTTTAAGATACGGTTTCTCTACTTTTAGCCAGGATCTTGAAGAATACCAAATCTATACTACCAATAATTATTTTGGAGATGATATAAGAATCGATGGCTCGAAAGCCTCTGGATTAAATGCCAGTTGGATCGAATTAATGGCCGGATTTAAAGTTGAAGTGCTTAAAAATTTATTTTTATCAGCTAATGTGCAATTAAAACGCAGACTAAGTCAAACTACACCTGATGGTTTTGACAATCTTACCATACCTGGCTTCGGTCGAACCTTCGACGAAAGTAATTTCGGAATTGGCTATGGATATTCCATCTCTTACCTGATTCCAATATTCAAAAAAGCAAAAAATTAA
- a CDS encoding T9SS type A sorting domain-containing protein — MKQYYIFFVLIFPLFVNAQVDLSVSPSPDGEDSYVYVNNEILFVTKGINLEKNNNSSTEASIYLRSKAQLLQGDDIDNSGDGYLSVFQEGTSNAFDYNYWGMPVVTTGKKLNQILYEPIDKTASRPVQITSNLNGSANPLTISSRWIYKFSGLGYNSWQHIGNNINQLAAGLGFSMKGTNGTDNTTIDGVKNNPGSAQRYDFRGIPNNGNITLNIDPNKSILVGNPYPSAIDLDAFLKDPDNDITGIAYFWDSEANGKSHYLKDYEGGYGAYSPGAGGYVPAIFKKYANQSGNVIGNAGESGAKYNVKYLPIGAGFNVIGNATGGTVTFKNSHRIYDPNTAIKLREKSAETGSTNSSVIIKNDEAVKIRLNVNLNDTYTRQLLVAFNENATVGPDKAMDAPMFGKLASDASFNIEEKEYMINVLPFDRSKMIPLNIVTVSEMEVDFSIDTTDFLDNENIYLYDSENNRYTDIKKEHYKLQLNGDFKDRFFIAFENDQPTEEEKIQETKEEETFVASIDIFQNNNEGRLQIVVPKDVKVKHVAVYNLNAGAVINQDISTLEKELSFSTTNLMDAIYIVQIKTTDNRTVTKKITVKN, encoded by the coding sequence ATGAAGCAATATTACATATTCTTTGTATTAATCTTTCCCCTATTTGTAAACGCTCAGGTAGATTTAAGTGTCTCTCCATCTCCGGATGGGGAAGATAGTTATGTATATGTGAATAATGAAATATTATTTGTCACTAAAGGAATAAACCTTGAAAAAAATAATAATTCATCTACAGAAGCGAGCATATATCTAAGAAGTAAAGCACAATTGCTACAGGGAGACGATATAGATAATTCTGGAGATGGTTATCTTTCTGTTTTCCAGGAGGGGACTTCAAATGCTTTTGATTATAATTATTGGGGAATGCCGGTAGTAACCACCGGTAAAAAACTGAATCAAATTTTATACGAACCTATAGACAAAACAGCAAGTAGACCTGTTCAGATAACTTCTAATCTCAATGGTTCCGCCAACCCGTTAACCATATCTTCTCGTTGGATTTACAAATTTTCTGGTTTAGGCTATAATTCATGGCAGCATATTGGGAATAATATTAATCAACTTGCAGCAGGATTGGGTTTCTCTATGAAAGGAACAAATGGCACTGACAATACCACAATTGATGGAGTAAAAAACAATCCGGGAAGCGCTCAAAGATATGATTTTCGAGGTATTCCAAATAATGGAAATATTACCTTAAACATCGACCCAAATAAATCAATATTGGTAGGTAACCCTTATCCTTCGGCTATAGATCTTGATGCATTTCTAAAAGATCCGGATAATGATATTACGGGCATTGCTTATTTTTGGGATAGCGAGGCTAATGGAAAATCGCATTATTTAAAAGATTACGAGGGAGGCTATGGAGCCTATTCACCGGGAGCAGGAGGTTACGTTCCCGCCATTTTTAAAAAGTATGCCAATCAATCTGGAAATGTGATTGGAAATGCTGGCGAAAGTGGAGCTAAATATAATGTAAAGTATCTACCAATTGGCGCGGGCTTTAACGTTATTGGTAATGCTACAGGAGGAACCGTGACATTTAAGAATAGTCATCGTATCTATGATCCCAATACAGCTATAAAATTACGTGAGAAATCAGCTGAAACCGGGAGCACTAACTCCTCTGTAATTATTAAAAATGATGAAGCGGTAAAAATTAGATTGAATGTTAATCTTAATGATACCTATACCAGACAACTTTTGGTAGCTTTTAATGAGAATGCTACCGTTGGACCAGATAAAGCTATGGACGCACCAATGTTTGGAAAACTGGCCAGTGATGCTTCTTTTAATATTGAAGAAAAGGAATATATGATCAACGTTTTACCCTTTGATCGTTCAAAAATGATTCCTTTAAATATCGTAACCGTAAGTGAAATGGAAGTCGATTTTTCTATTGACACTACAGATTTCCTTGATAATGAAAATATTTATCTTTATGATTCTGAAAATAATAGATATACCGATATTAAAAAAGAGCATTACAAGCTACAATTAAACGGAGATTTTAAAGATCGCTTCTTTATTGCTTTTGAAAATGACCAGCCTACTGAAGAAGAAAAGATTCAGGAAACTAAAGAAGAAGAGACTTTTGTAGCTTCTATCGATATTTTTCAAAATAATAATGAAGGTCGTTTACAGATTGTTGTACCAAAAGATGTAAAAGTAAAACATGTAGCTGTATATAATTTGAATGCAGGCGCAGTAATTAACCAGGATATCTCCACTTTAGAAAAGGAATTGAGCTTTTCTACCACTAATTTGATGGATGCCATTTACATCGTTCAAATCAAAACCACAGATAATAGAACAGTAACAAAGAAAATTACAGTTAAAAATTAA
- the rlmD gene encoding 23S rRNA (uracil(1939)-C(5))-methyltransferase RlmD encodes MGRRNKNKLFEAVEVVDAGAKGKSIAKSPDGRVIFVNNAVPGDVIDVQTTKKRKSYFEGTAVNFHSYSDKRVEPVCQHFGTCGGCKWQFMDYKYQLDYKQQEVTNNLKRLGKIELPEITPILGSKEIYFYRNKMEFSFSDSRWLTLEEIQSGKDFEDKNALGFHIPGMWDKILDIKKCHLQEDPSNAIRNFVKIFATQNEIPFFNTRAQNGLLRTLMIRTSSTGEIMVLIQFFEENKTVRELLLNAVVEEFPEITSLQYVINNKGNDTIYDQEVICYKGRDHIFEEMEGLTFKINAKSFYQTNSAQAYELYKITREFAGLKGEELVYDLYTGTGTIAQFVAKNAKEVIGVEAVPEAISDAIENAKRNGITNTKFFAGDMKKVFTQNFINKHGHPDVIITDPPRDGMHKDVVAQIINILPKKIVYVSCNSATQARDLALLDEYYKVTKVQPVDMFPQTFHVENVVCLERK; translated from the coding sequence ATGGGAAGAAGGAATAAAAATAAGCTTTTTGAAGCTGTTGAAGTTGTAGATGCCGGTGCTAAGGGTAAAAGTATTGCGAAATCACCAGATGGTCGTGTTATTTTTGTAAATAATGCAGTCCCTGGTGATGTTATCGATGTCCAAACTACAAAAAAACGAAAGTCCTATTTTGAAGGGACTGCCGTTAATTTTCATTCGTATTCTGATAAAAGGGTAGAACCCGTTTGCCAACATTTTGGGACCTGCGGGGGGTGCAAATGGCAGTTTATGGATTATAAATATCAACTCGATTACAAACAACAGGAAGTAACCAATAACCTTAAGCGACTGGGTAAAATAGAATTGCCTGAAATCACGCCTATTTTAGGTAGTAAAGAAATCTATTTTTATCGAAATAAAATGGAGTTTTCTTTTAGTGACAGTAGGTGGTTAACATTAGAAGAAATTCAAAGTGGTAAAGATTTTGAAGATAAAAATGCACTTGGATTCCATATTCCTGGAATGTGGGATAAAATCTTAGACATAAAGAAGTGCCACCTTCAGGAAGATCCAAGCAATGCTATTAGAAATTTTGTAAAAATCTTTGCGACTCAAAACGAAATTCCCTTTTTTAATACCAGAGCGCAAAACGGACTTCTACGTACATTGATGATTAGAACATCAAGCACCGGGGAAATCATGGTCCTTATTCAGTTTTTCGAAGAAAATAAAACAGTTAGAGAGCTATTATTAAATGCGGTTGTGGAAGAATTTCCTGAAATTACTTCTTTACAGTATGTAATCAACAATAAAGGAAATGACACTATTTATGATCAGGAGGTAATTTGCTATAAAGGTAGAGACCATATCTTTGAGGAAATGGAGGGGCTTACATTTAAGATCAATGCCAAATCATTCTATCAAACTAACTCTGCACAGGCCTACGAACTTTATAAAATTACAAGAGAATTTGCCGGTCTTAAAGGGGAAGAACTTGTTTACGACCTTTACACCGGTACAGGAACGATTGCACAATTTGTAGCCAAAAATGCCAAAGAGGTAATTGGTGTTGAAGCTGTTCCCGAAGCCATTAGCGATGCAATTGAAAACGCAAAAAGAAATGGTATTACGAACACCAAATTCTTTGCTGGAGACATGAAAAAAGTTTTTACTCAAAACTTTATCAATAAACATGGCCATCCAGACGTTATTATAACAGATCCACCACGTGATGGGATGCATAAAGACGTTGTTGCGCAAATTATAAATATTTTACCTAAAAAAATTGTTTACGTTAGTTGTAATTCGGCAACCCAGGCTAGAGATTTAGCTTTGCTGGACGAATATTACAAAGTTACAAAGGTACAGCCCGTTGATATGTTCCCACAAACATTTCATGTTGAAAATGTGGTATGTTTAGAAAGAAAATAA
- a CDS encoding DUF2752 domain-containing protein produces MLPCLNKTLLGIDCYGCGGQRAAILLFQGNFREAFLMYPAIYTLVIFAIFLIINIKFKFKGDFKIKIAFIILNASIMIISYIFKMIQFYNLTN; encoded by the coding sequence ATGCTTCCATGCCTTAACAAAACATTGTTGGGCATAGATTGTTACGGCTGTGGAGGCCAAAGAGCTGCTATATTACTTTTTCAGGGAAATTTTAGAGAAGCATTTTTAATGTATCCTGCCATTTATACTCTGGTAATCTTTGCAATATTTTTAATTATAAATATTAAGTTTAAATTTAAAGGCGATTTTAAAATTAAAATCGCCTTTATTATTTTAAACGCATCGATAATGATAATTTCGTATATTTTTAAAATGATACAATTTTATAACCTAACCAATTAA
- a CDS encoding ZIP family metal transporter, which yields MIFILPLLAVLIGYLIAKFLKPSSSSTFKLLLSFSGAYLLSVTVFELLPEVYEHSGKEIGVFILLGLLFQIILEFISKGLEHGHMHHNPNTQQFPLMLLVSLGIHSLLEGFPLNESSHLLYGVAIHKIPVAAILSIFLFNSKIGNIKAFLFLLLFALMTPLGSWLKLQFEFIQTYAAYLNAIVIGVFLHISTTILFEASKNHKFNASKLGVIILGIILAYFM from the coding sequence ATGATATTTATTTTACCGCTTTTAGCAGTTCTTATTGGTTATTTAATTGCAAAATTTTTAAAACCTTCTTCTTCAAGCACTTTTAAATTATTGCTTTCCTTTAGTGGTGCTTATCTATTGTCAGTGACTGTATTTGAATTGCTTCCTGAGGTCTATGAGCATAGCGGCAAAGAAATCGGAGTTTTTATACTACTGGGATTATTATTTCAAATTATTTTGGAGTTTATATCGAAAGGGCTCGAACATGGCCATATGCACCACAACCCAAATACTCAACAATTCCCCTTGATGTTACTGGTAAGCTTAGGCATTCATTCTTTACTGGAAGGATTTCCTTTAAATGAAAGTTCTCATTTACTATATGGGGTGGCTATTCATAAAATACCAGTAGCAGCGATATTAAGTATCTTTTTATTTAACTCTAAAATTGGTAATATTAAGGCATTTTTATTTTTATTACTTTTCGCTTTAATGACGCCTTTAGGAAGCTGGCTAAAATTACAATTTGAATTTATACAAACTTATGCAGCCTATTTAAATGCAATTGTGATCGGTGTTTTTCTTCATATATCTACCACAATTTTATTTGAAGCTTCTAAAAACCATAAGTTTAACGCATCCAAATTAGGTGTTATTATATTAGGAATTATATTAGCCTATTTTATGTAG
- a CDS encoding THUMP domain-containing class I SAM-dependent RNA methyltransferase: MEGNFKMIAKTFFGFEPILAKELRDLGAMDVKEGNRMVSFVGDKGFMYKANLCLRTAIKILKPFAGFKVFSEEDLYQNIKRLDWDAVLDVNGSLAVDATLHSEVFTHSKYISLKTKDAIVDRYREKYGARPNVDLKFPSLRVNIHIEKTWCNVSLDTSGDSLHKRGYRTATNIAPINEILAAGMILKSGWQGQCDFLDPMCGSGTIPIEAAMIACNIPANINRKEFGFERWKDWDEDLFEKIEASSLKKVKDFHFEIVGYDKAPSAVEKAKDNVKNANLTEFIKIERVDFFETEKRNDRHLHMVFNPPYGERLQVNIAEFYKKIGDTLKQNYPGTQSWFITSEDEAMKNVGLRPSRKVKMFNGGLESRFLKYEIYEGSKKRKNQL, translated from the coding sequence ATGGAAGGTAATTTTAAAATGATCGCTAAGACTTTCTTTGGTTTTGAGCCCATATTAGCAAAGGAGCTAAGAGATCTTGGTGCGATGGATGTAAAGGAAGGCAATAGAATGGTTAGTTTTGTAGGTGATAAGGGGTTTATGTATAAAGCAAACCTTTGTTTACGTACCGCCATAAAAATTTTAAAGCCTTTCGCTGGTTTTAAAGTATTTTCTGAAGAGGATTTATATCAAAATATAAAAAGATTGGATTGGGATGCTGTTTTGGACGTTAACGGCAGTCTTGCAGTTGATGCTACATTACATTCAGAGGTTTTTACCCATTCAAAATACATATCCCTTAAAACTAAGGATGCTATTGTAGATCGTTATAGAGAGAAATACGGAGCCAGGCCAAATGTTGACCTAAAGTTCCCTAGTCTTCGTGTAAATATTCATATCGAAAAAACATGGTGTAATGTATCTTTAGATACCAGTGGGGATTCTTTGCATAAAAGGGGATACCGTACGGCAACAAATATAGCTCCTATTAATGAGATTCTAGCTGCGGGGATGATATTGAAATCAGGATGGCAGGGACAATGTGATTTTCTTGATCCCATGTGTGGTAGTGGTACTATTCCTATTGAAGCTGCTATGATCGCCTGTAATATTCCCGCTAATATAAACCGTAAAGAATTTGGTTTTGAGCGTTGGAAGGATTGGGATGAAGATTTATTTGAAAAGATCGAAGCTTCCAGTCTTAAGAAAGTAAAGGATTTCCATTTTGAAATCGTAGGATATGATAAAGCACCATCTGCAGTTGAAAAAGCTAAGGATAATGTGAAGAATGCTAATCTTACCGAATTTATAAAAATAGAAAGAGTGGATTTTTTTGAAACTGAAAAAAGAAATGATCGCCACTTGCATATGGTATTTAATCCTCCATACGGAGAAAGGTTACAGGTGAATATTGCTGAATTTTATAAAAAAATAGGAGATACGTTGAAGCAAAACTATCCAGGTACACAATCTTGGTTTATAACTTCAGAAGATGAAGCAATGAAAAATGTTGGATTGAGACCATCTAGAAAAGTAAAGATGTTTAATGGGGGCTTGGAATCTCGTTTTTTGAAATATGAAATTTATGAGGGATCGAAAAAACGAAAAAACCAACTTTAA
- a CDS encoding DUF6452 family protein has protein sequence MKFIIQKKQFILGFLSLLIFAGCQRDDICPETVDTTPMLVINFYANNAQNEPRTSVNLTVREVGRDTLDMLLYRVNSQSIRIPLKTGQNSTKYEFIYNGPAYNENGEIIENEDNNLETNTDIIEFTYDPEEEYINRACSFKVNYLNIDYIIEGGEDGRWISRMRFLTNNITTDNFENDDEEDEDNDDNEDVPTAHLNIFFD, from the coding sequence ATGAAATTTATCATTCAAAAAAAACAATTTATTCTAGGCTTTTTAAGCCTTTTAATCTTTGCAGGATGCCAAAGAGATGATATTTGCCCAGAAACGGTAGATACTACGCCCATGTTGGTCATTAATTTTTACGCAAATAATGCCCAAAACGAACCTAGAACCTCTGTAAACCTTACCGTGCGTGAAGTAGGCAGGGATACTTTAGATATGCTATTATATCGGGTAAATAGCCAAAGCATCCGTATTCCACTGAAAACAGGCCAAAATTCTACAAAATATGAATTTATTTATAATGGGCCTGCTTATAATGAAAATGGAGAGATCATAGAAAATGAAGATAATAATCTTGAAACCAATACCGATATTATAGAATTTACATACGACCCTGAAGAAGAATATATAAATAGAGCCTGTTCTTTTAAGGTGAATTATTTAAATATAGATTACATCATTGAAGGTGGGGAAGATGGCCGATGGATTAGTCGTATGAGATTTCTAACAAATAACATTACCACAGACAATTTTGAAAATGACGATGAGGAGGATGAGGATAATGATGACAATGAAGATGTGCCTACTGCACATTTAAATATATTTTTTGATTAA
- the rocD gene encoding ornithine--oxo-acid transaminase: MALTKINSSQQAIELEDKHGAHNYHPLPAVLSKGEGVHVWDVEGKKYYDFLSAYSAVNQGHCHPKIVAALNDQAATLTLTSRAFHNDVLGPFEEYATEYFGFDKLLPMNTGAEAVETAIKLARKWAYETKGVKETEAEIIVCENNFHGRTTTIISFSNDEDARKNFGPYTPGFQKIPYDNIDALEKALNENNNIAGFLVEPIQGEAGVYVPSQGFLKRAKALCEKHNVLFIADEVQTGIARTGKLLAVDHEEVKPDILILGKAISGGVYPVSAVLANNNVMDVIKPGQHGSTFGGNPLACAVAHAALEVIKEEKLAENAEKLGGLFRRLLDDYIRTSNIVELVRGKGLLNAIVINDTPDSSTAWDICMALKENGLLAKPTHGNIIRFAPPLVMDEEQLKDCVEIIIKTLKAFEK; encoded by the coding sequence ATGGCATTAACAAAAATCAATTCATCACAACAAGCTATCGAATTAGAAGATAAGCATGGGGCGCATAATTATCATCCGTTACCAGCTGTTTTAAGCAAAGGAGAAGGTGTGCATGTTTGGGATGTTGAAGGGAAAAAATATTATGATTTTCTTTCGGCCTATTCAGCAGTGAATCAGGGGCACTGTCATCCCAAAATTGTAGCAGCTTTAAATGATCAGGCAGCTACTTTAACCTTAACCTCAAGAGCATTTCATAATGATGTTTTGGGACCATTTGAAGAGTATGCTACAGAATATTTTGGCTTTGATAAGTTATTACCAATGAATACCGGAGCTGAAGCCGTAGAAACTGCTATTAAATTAGCCAGAAAATGGGCTTACGAAACTAAAGGTGTTAAAGAAACGGAAGCTGAGATCATTGTTTGTGAAAATAACTTCCACGGAAGAACGACCACTATAATATCATTTTCTAATGATGAGGATGCCAGAAAGAACTTTGGCCCTTACACGCCAGGTTTTCAGAAAATACCTTATGATAATATTGATGCTTTAGAGAAAGCATTAAATGAGAATAATAACATTGCGGGATTTTTAGTAGAACCTATTCAGGGAGAAGCAGGGGTTTATGTGCCATCTCAAGGTTTTTTAAAGCGCGCTAAAGCGCTTTGTGAAAAACACAACGTGCTTTTTATTGCTGATGAAGTTCAAACCGGTATTGCAAGAACAGGGAAATTATTAGCTGTAGATCACGAAGAGGTAAAACCTGATATTCTTATTCTAGGAAAGGCAATTTCAGGCGGAGTATATCCTGTTTCAGCAGTTTTAGCAAATAATAATGTTATGGATGTTATCAAGCCGGGACAGCATGGGTCAACTTTTGGAGGGAATCCACTAGCTTGTGCAGTTGCACATGCTGCTTTAGAGGTGATTAAAGAAGAAAAATTAGCAGAAAATGCGGAGAAATTAGGAGGATTATTCCGTAGACTCTTAGATGATTATATTAGAACCTCCAATATTGTGGAGTTAGTTAGGGGTAAAGGGCTTTTAAACGCAATTGTAATAAACGATACTCCAGATAGCTCTACTGCTTGGGATATTTGTATGGCTTTAAAAGAAAATGGTCTTTTAGCTAAACCTACACATGGAAATATTATACGTTTTGCACCACCTTTAGTGATGGACGAAGAGCAACTAAAGGATTGTGTGGAAATTATTATCAAAACGTTAAAAGCTTTTGAAAAATAG